In a genomic window of Gloeocapsopsis dulcis:
- a CDS encoding calcium-binding protein: protein MAKIVGSNGSDIIIGTEFNDLILGLAGADIITGDAGNDTIRGGAGADILYGDSGKDLLIGGTGNDILAGGYGIDTLTGGPGADRFDFGSPNEGTDIISDFVVADDTIVVSPRTFGGGLKPGEVIKPHQFRLGTSAGDASDRFIYNRNSGALYFDRDGTGPNKQVQIATLTNKPLLSHADIFVSEQFGFIANEGSVSV, encoded by the coding sequence ATGGCAAAAATTGTTGGTAGCAATGGCAGTGACATCATCATTGGCACTGAGTTTAATGACTTGATATTGGGGCTAGCTGGTGCAGATATTATCACTGGTGACGCTGGTAACGACACAATCCGTGGCGGTGCAGGTGCAGATATTCTATATGGCGATTCGGGTAAAGACTTATTGATTGGTGGAACTGGAAACGACATCCTGGCAGGAGGTTATGGAATAGATACGCTGACTGGTGGACCTGGTGCAGATCGTTTTGACTTTGGTTCTCCAAATGAAGGAACTGATATCATTAGCGACTTTGTTGTTGCTGATGACACGATAGTTGTCTCCCCACGCACTTTTGGTGGTGGGTTGAAGCCAGGCGAAGTTATCAAGCCTCACCAGTTTCGTCTCGGTACATCTGCTGGTGATGCGAGCGATCGCTTCATTTACAATCGGAATTCTGGAGCTTTATACTTTGATCGCGATGGTACGGGTCCCAACAAGCAAGTACAAATAGCAACACTGACCAATAAACCCTTGCTCAGCCATGCAGATATTTTTGTCTCAGAGCAATTTGGATTTATTGCTAATGAAGGCAGTGTGTCAGTATAG
- a CDS encoding TatD family hydrolase has protein sequence MQLIDSHVHLNFDVFESDLPAVRSRWQEAGVVRLVHSCVEPAEFASIQLLATKIPELSFAVGLHPLDADKWTANTAEQIADLARSDNKVVAIGEIGLDFYKAENKSQQKDVFTAQLAIAHELDLPVIIHCRDATSIMRDVIQNFQQQYGQVKGVMHCWTGNVEETKWFLDLGFYVSFSGIVTFKNAKQIQDSAKIVWSDRLLIETDCPFLSPVPKRSQKRNEPAFVRYVAETLANLRNVTLEDIAVQTTTNACQLFGLSV, from the coding sequence ATGCAACTTATAGATTCCCACGTTCATCTCAACTTTGATGTGTTTGAATCGGACTTGCCAGCCGTGCGATCGCGCTGGCAAGAAGCTGGCGTTGTTCGCTTGGTGCACTCGTGCGTAGAACCAGCAGAATTTGCTAGTATTCAATTACTAGCAACAAAAATTCCTGAACTGAGTTTTGCGGTCGGCTTACATCCGCTAGATGCAGATAAATGGACAGCAAATACCGCTGAACAAATCGCTGACCTTGCTCGCTCAGACAACAAAGTAGTAGCGATAGGTGAAATTGGGCTAGATTTCTACAAAGCAGAGAACAAATCACAGCAAAAAGACGTATTTACCGCACAACTTGCGATCGCACACGAACTTGACTTACCAGTGATTATCCATTGCCGAGATGCGACTAGCATCATGCGCGATGTCATTCAGAATTTTCAGCAGCAGTACGGTCAAGTCAAAGGAGTGATGCACTGCTGGACTGGAAATGTAGAAGAAACTAAGTGGTTTCTTGATTTAGGATTCTATGTGAGTTTCAGTGGTATAGTGACATTCAAAAATGCCAAGCAGATTCAAGATTCAGCAAAAATAGTTTGGAGCGATCGCCTGTTAATTGAAACTGATTGCCCATTTTTATCTCCGGTTCCTAAAAGAAGTCAAAAACGCAACGAACCCGCTTTTGTACGTTACGTAGCTGAAACATTAGCAAATTTACGCAACGTGACTCTAGAGGATATTGCTGTGCAAACGACAACAAATGCTTGCCAGCTGTTTGGGCTTTCAGTATAA
- the rpsT gene encoding 30S ribosomal protein S20, translating into MANTKSAIKRIKIAERNRLRNKAYKSAVRTLMKKYLTAVDTYAANPTPEAKQEVLSRMAAAYSKIDKAVKRGVLHPNNGARKKSRLVKRLKQHEQVEATGN; encoded by the coding sequence GTGGCGAATACAAAATCTGCTATCAAGCGTATCAAAATTGCGGAACGAAACCGACTGCGTAACAAAGCTTACAAATCAGCAGTCAGAACCTTAATGAAAAAATATCTGACCGCTGTAGATACCTATGCTGCTAATCCTACACCAGAAGCGAAGCAAGAAGTGCTTTCGCGGATGGCAGCAGCATACAGCAAAATCGACAAAGCTGTAAAACGTGGCGTACTACACCCAAACAATGGAGCTAGAAAAAAATCACGTCTAGTCAAGCGACTGAAACAGCACGAGCAAGTAGAAGCAACTGGTAACTAA
- a CDS encoding phosphotransferase family protein, whose translation MEFILSDANVFAYLVSRELCTQEEAISGVEQKSAKNFNLLVTLSAGRKLLVKQEPFTGQQEGANEFLREWRIHEFIQRFLELGYISAWLPEVIHFDADRSIIVVNYLTNYRDLAEFYAQENRFSPDIAGAIGSVLAAIHRATLNCQEYQDFFVQDTVSETDQELQLTEGLDRIGPEIFGQVPDDGLKFFALYQRYDSLGKAIAELGHAYQPCCLTHNDLKLNNILLPLDWEKENHLQIRLIDWERSDWGDPAFDLGALIASYLLVWLTSLVVSKSIGIEEALRLAMTPLEDLQPSLVTLMRNYCDRFPEIFELRPDFLQRVMQFTGLNLIKAIQSMLQYQKSFGNTGICLLQVAKTLLCRPEASIRTIFGIEESELTRLIRSANH comes from the coding sequence ATGGAGTTTATTTTAAGTGACGCAAATGTTTTTGCCTATTTAGTGAGTAGAGAACTGTGTACTCAGGAAGAAGCAATTAGTGGAGTTGAGCAAAAAAGTGCAAAAAATTTTAATTTGCTTGTTACCTTATCAGCAGGACGTAAACTTTTAGTTAAACAGGAACCTTTCACTGGGCAACAAGAGGGTGCTAATGAGTTTCTGCGAGAATGGCGAATTCACGAGTTTATTCAAAGATTTCTAGAATTAGGATACATTAGTGCTTGGTTGCCAGAGGTAATTCATTTTGATGCAGACCGTTCTATCATTGTTGTGAATTATCTGACGAATTATCGCGACTTGGCTGAATTTTACGCTCAAGAAAATCGCTTTTCACCTGATATTGCAGGAGCAATCGGATCAGTATTAGCAGCTATTCACCGTGCAACACTAAATTGCCAAGAGTACCAAGATTTTTTCGTTCAAGATACAGTAAGCGAAACAGATCAAGAACTGCAATTAACTGAAGGTTTAGACAGAATTGGTCCAGAAATCTTTGGTCAAGTTCCTGATGATGGCTTAAAGTTCTTTGCGCTGTATCAACGCTATGACAGCTTGGGAAAAGCGATCGCCGAACTCGGTCATGCATACCAACCCTGCTGTTTGACACACAATGACCTCAAACTAAATAACATCCTCTTACCGTTGGATTGGGAAAAGGAAAACCATCTGCAAATTCGTTTGATTGACTGGGAACGTTCTGATTGGGGCGATCCGGCGTTTGATTTAGGGGCGCTGATAGCAAGTTATCTTTTAGTATGGCTAACGAGCTTGGTTGTGAGTAAATCAATTGGTATTGAAGAAGCTTTACGGTTAGCAATGACTCCGTTAGAAGACTTGCAGCCTTCCCTTGTCACGTTGATGCGTAACTACTGCGATCGCTTTCCAGAAATTTTTGAACTACGCCCTGACTTTCTCCAACGCGTGATGCAGTTTACTGGTTTGAATTTGATTAAAGCAATTCAATCGATGCTGCAATATCAAAAATCTTTTGGTAATACAGGAATTTGCTTACTGCAGGTAGCCAAGACTTTACTCTGTCGTCCTGAAGCATCAATCCGGACTATTTTTGGCATTGAAGAATCAGAACTGACTCGCCTTATTCGTTCCGCTAATCATTAA
- the hisD gene encoding histidinol dehydrogenase, whose amino-acid sequence MLRIITQQAEVRAELQRICDRTHDDQVVHKEATVREVLQAVKRQGDRALLHYTAEFDHQNLRQEELRVSGSELDAAYQQVSKELLDAIRLACRQIEAFHRQRVPKSWVHFGEDEIVLGKRYTPVDRAGLYVPGGRAAYPSTVLMNAVPAKVAGVPRRVMVTPPGAGKSINPAVLVAAQEAGIEEIYRVGGAQAIAALAYGTETIPKVNIITGPGNIYVTLAKKLVYGTVGIDSLAGPSEVLVIADETANATYVAADLLAQAEHDPMAAAILLTTDAELAKKVQAEVEQQLENHPRRTLTEKAIAHYGLIVIVDSLEQAAELSNEFAPEHLELEVAEPWELVEKIRHAGAIFLGSSTPEAVGDYLAGPNHTLPTSGAARYASALGVETFLKHSSLIQYSPIALQKVAGAIEVLAKAEGLPSHAASVRLRTQPKGDSWGMEDGDKPKS is encoded by the coding sequence ATGCTGCGAATTATTACTCAGCAAGCCGAGGTACGAGCAGAGCTACAACGCATCTGCGATCGCACCCACGATGACCAAGTGGTTCACAAAGAAGCCACGGTGCGGGAGGTGCTTCAAGCGGTGAAGCGCCAAGGCGATCGAGCCTTACTGCACTATACAGCAGAATTTGACCACCAAAACCTGAGACAAGAAGAGCTACGCGTTAGCGGCTCCGAATTAGACGCGGCTTATCAGCAAGTGTCAAAAGAGCTGCTCGATGCCATCAGGCTCGCTTGCCGTCAAATTGAAGCATTTCACCGTCAACGAGTACCCAAATCGTGGGTTCACTTTGGCGAAGATGAAATTGTCTTGGGCAAACGCTACACGCCTGTAGACAGAGCAGGGTTATATGTGCCTGGTGGCAGAGCTGCATATCCTAGTACCGTGTTAATGAATGCGGTTCCGGCTAAAGTGGCAGGAGTACCACGGCGAGTAATGGTAACGCCACCAGGGGCGGGAAAATCAATTAATCCAGCAGTGTTGGTTGCTGCGCAAGAGGCTGGTATAGAAGAAATTTATCGCGTAGGAGGGGCACAGGCGATCGCCGCGTTGGCATATGGCACGGAAACAATTCCCAAAGTCAATATCATTACAGGTCCAGGTAATATCTATGTCACCTTGGCAAAAAAACTAGTATACGGAACTGTAGGCATTGACTCGCTAGCAGGACCTTCAGAAGTTCTTGTGATTGCTGATGAAACAGCTAATGCGACGTATGTAGCAGCTGACTTGTTAGCTCAAGCTGAACACGATCCCATGGCGGCAGCTATTTTGTTGACAACGGATGCGGAATTAGCAAAGAAAGTGCAAGCTGAAGTCGAGCAGCAATTAGAAAATCATCCCCGCAGGACTTTAACTGAAAAAGCGATCGCGCATTATGGCTTAATCGTCATTGTTGATTCACTTGAGCAAGCAGCTGAACTCTCAAATGAGTTTGCGCCAGAACACTTAGAGCTAGAAGTTGCAGAACCTTGGGAGCTAGTAGAGAAAATTCGCCATGCTGGAGCAATTTTCTTGGGTTCCTCAACACCGGAAGCTGTAGGCGACTATTTAGCAGGACCTAACCACACGCTACCAACTTCGGGAGCTGCTCGCTATGCGTCTGCTTTGGGTGTGGAAACTTTTTTGAAACACTCAAGCCTAATTCAGTATTCTCCCATCGCCCTCCAGAAAGTTGCAGGAGCAATCGAAGTACTTGCTAAAGCTGAAGGATTGCCATCCCATGCTGCATCAGTACGGTTGAGGACGCAGCCCAAAGGTGATTCTTGGGGAATGGAAGATGGGGACAAGCCAAAGTCTTAA
- a CDS encoding universal stress protein, protein MLKTIVIALDGSDLSEHVIQTIQELQLQPDSQIVLCHVIPPPVSDLEMVADLPHAYAAEVPYRNIEKQIEAYRDQLPGESQVEIVSGDPAEEIVRIANIYHADLIAIGSRGLQGVKRIIQGSVSSQVVESAHCSVLVVKPQ, encoded by the coding sequence GTGTTAAAAACAATTGTGATAGCTCTTGATGGTTCAGACCTCTCAGAACACGTAATTCAAACCATACAAGAACTGCAACTGCAACCAGATAGCCAAATTGTCCTTTGTCACGTTATTCCGCCACCAGTATCTGACCTAGAAATGGTGGCTGATTTACCCCACGCCTATGCAGCAGAAGTTCCTTATCGGAACATTGAAAAGCAGATAGAAGCTTATCGAGATCAGCTACCAGGAGAAAGTCAAGTAGAGATTGTCAGTGGCGATCCGGCTGAAGAAATTGTGCGGATTGCGAATATTTACCACGCTGATTTGATTGCGATTGGTAGTCGCGGTTTACAAGGTGTGAAGCGAATTATTCAAGGTTCGGTGAGTAGTCAAGTTGTAGAGAGTGCTCATTGCTCAGTGCTTGTAGTCAAACCGCAATAG